The genomic segment ACAAATCGTACCGGTTGATGCCTATATTTTCGGGCAATTCTATATCTACTGATACGGATATGTTGTGCTGCTCTGCCCGCTCGATGTAGCCGGACAGTATAGCGTTGGCGGCAGAATTTTGGCAGAATCTACGGGAAACTGCCGCGTCGCACTTTTCGATCAGATCGTCAACATACCGTTGCAATTCATCGTGCTCTCCGTTTTTGCCCAGGCAGGCTATTGCCACAAGGTGGTGTCGGGTATCATGCATTATGCATCGCTGCTGGGTTATATTGCTCTCCAATTGAGCATAATACCGTTTCTGCAGCATAAGCATCTGCTCTGTAGATTCCAACCGACTCTCTACCATGGTGCGGTTATACACCGCTCCAATCTGGCTGAACAGCAAGTAATAAGTGAAAATGATCATGGTTTCAAAGAGCAGCATATATATGACTTCCTTGACGACCAATTCTGAACTGATTGGGTTGAAAAGCACTGAGAAAACCACAAATACCAGCACCGGATACAGAGCAAAGATATGGTTGCAGCGGTCCATCATTGCCAGCTGCTTGCGCACAAAGTCCCGAGCCTTGGTGATGTACAGTGGCAATATAATTAGATAGGAAGAAATATAGAGCACATACCGCACAAGCAGCCACGCATCAAACTCCAACGGGAACTTCCCTGCCACATACCCACACAGCGTGGAGATGAATGTGGCAATCTGCCAGGTAGTAAAGTATACGAAAAGTTTTTTAGCCACAGAGCCGGAAAATATATAAATGAAGCAGACAATATATAATATAGTCAAAGAATAGTAATACAGAAAGTTGTGAACTGTCATATAGATGAGCAGGCAGACACCACTGTTTACCCCGGCAAATGCAGCAAGCCAGCATATAATCTGGATGCGTCTGGGACGTCGTACTTCCAGTGTCTGATAGTGGACAACTAATTGCGCAATTAAGGTAATTGTTGGTACAATATAAAGCCAAGATATTTTCATCTCCCCACTTTCTAATTTGTAAATTTTATGATATTTTAATTATATATCTTAACAGCGGACAGCGCAATACACAGAGAACATACTTTATTGCAAAAGGGAGAATTGAACCATGGTTACCATTGCCGTATGCGACGACGAGCAGAAGCAGCGCAAACACATGATAGATATACTGTATGGCATGACGTTGGAAAATTCTTTTTATATCAGCGAATACGCTAGCGGAGAGGAACTGCTTGATGATATAAGATTAGGGTACAGTGCAAACATCTACTTTTTGGACGTATATATGGGGGTTTCCAACGGTATTGAGATTGCCCGGGAGATACGAGAGTTTGATAAAAACTGTGCCATAATCTTTGCTACCAACTCCCGTGATCATGCGGTACACGGATATGGAGTACACGCTTTACAATATCTGCTTAAACCCTTGGATGAGAGAAGTGTCGGCGAGGCGCTGGCTCAGGCACTGGAACAGTTGTCCTCCCGAGAGGATAGGTGCATTTCACTGACCAACAAGCAGGGTGTGTACCGCATAAGCTACTCTGACATCCTATATGTGGAGAGTAATGCTAGGGTTGCCTTAGTCCATACTCATCAAAAGGAGCCACTCTGCTTTTATATCCGGCTGGATGAGTTGGAGCAGCAGCTGGATGATAAGAGATTTTACCGATGCCACAAAAGCTATATGGTCAATTTGGATCATGTGTATTCGGTATCCGGGAGCACCATGGTAATGAAAGGCGGTAACAGCATCCCGGTCAGCGTGAAGGTTACCGAAGCAAAAAGCCGTTTTGCCTCACACATGGCAAACCACCTTTGAGAAGCATGCAAAAAGCCCCGAGTGAAAAAACGCTCGGGGCTTTTTAACATTTGCCGCCTGATTTTTTACATAGGCAGGCACTAAACAAAATAATATGTAGAATATAGTATAAATTTGGATGAAAGGGTAGTCTTTTGGCATATCTTTCAAAGAGGAGAGTTGCGCGTGAGCGGATATAGGGTAGTGCTGCCAAATGAATTAGAAGATGCGTATCAAATCATAGCGGATCATCTGTCGATATCAATGGAGCAGGTGCTGACCTCTGCACTTCAAATTTATATTGAAAAGCTGACGTTGGAAAAGCACTCTGGTATTGTAGATGACCAACCAATACGTACTTATATGGACAGGGCGGAAAACATGTACGGAAGGAATTGTGAAATCCTATGAAGATAGGCGGTATGATCGGAATTACCGAAGACGGATACCCAATTGTGACAGGTGAGTATAGCTGTCCCAATTGGGAGGCGGGTGCGGGCGGTACGTTTGAAATGCGTGAATGTTGGTATTGCAAATACGCGGATTTTCGTAAAACCACACAAATTGTGCTTGAAAAAAGCATCTGCCACTGCCCGTCCTACCACATTACTCCGGGGCTAAAGGGTCAAAAGAAAAAATGATAAAGTATAGATTTAAGCCCGATGGGCAACCCCAAGCAAACCAATCCAACTTCTTATTAGCGATTAGAGGTGTTCCTGTCTGGCTGTGGCAACTATCACCAACAACAGTCTTTTTTACGTTAAAGCATCGATAAGCTGTAATAAAATTTAAAAGGAGATATATTAAATGAAAAAAGTCCTTTCTATTTTTCTAGCACTTCTCACAATTTTTACTATGTTGCCAACTACGGTTTTCGCCGAAGCCAATGTGACAGCGAATGGGAATCCAACGCCTGTATTAGATACTGCAATAGCAGATGTTTCGCCAGATACAGCTTTCTTACATGGATACAAAGGTGAAGAATTTCCATATCCAAAACCACAGGACAGCAGATATGATATATCTGTATCTTGGAATAAGGGAAGTGATACTGTAATTAAGGAAATGTCATATACTGGCACTATTTATATACGTGCAAAAGAAGGTTATGTTTTTACAGCAGATACTACATTCAAGGGAGCTACAGTACCATTAGCTGATTTCACTAGCGATATGAAAAGTTTTAGAGTAGATACAACATTAAACGTTTCAAACCCTACAGTAGTCACTCACTTAACTATTGACATGTCTTTTATGACAGTTGATCTGGGCGACCAGTTTCCCGGACCATACGTAGGAGAAGGTGCAGAATACTTAGCTTCAGTTGAATGGGATAAATACGGACATTCGTATGTTATGAATTCAGGTTACACTGGTAAATTAACTGTAGTAGCAAAGTCAGGGTATATATTCAACACACTCACCTCTATTAACGGTGGGCCGGGTATAGAACCAAGTAGGCTTAGTGCGGATAGAAGAAGTTTTGTTCTACAAGCCGGTCTTAATGTTATCCAGCAAATACCAATATATAATATTAATTTTACCCCGCCACCAACACCCGTTGCAGGTAACAAACCGGGAAAATACAATATACCTCAGGGTTCTCCATATACTGTAAGTACAAGTTGGAGTCCAGAGGTAGCTGATACTTTTTTAGGCGGTGTAACTTATTATTCTACTGCCACCTTTCAAGCAATTCCGCCTCATGAGTTTGTAAAAAGTGCACTTGTTGATATTAGTCCAGACAAACAGACAGCAACTACATCTTCTAAGAAATATACTATACCCTTTTCGGATAAACCAATAAGGGGAAACCCCGAAGGGGACACAATTACCTTTAATCTTGTGGAGGGTTATGCGGATTTAGACTTATTAACTTATACAATAACCAATAGTGAGTCTAGACCAATTACAGATTTCAAAATTATGCTACTGGGCTCCTATAAAGACTATTACGAATTAATTTCAAATGCTGATCAGCTATTAAATGGATATGAAACCAATCAAATACAAATAAAGCTTAAATCCGGAATCCCACCAAATCAGCTCTTAAAAGCAATTCGACTAACTGGAACATTAGAGGGCATGCCATTTACATACGACATAACAAAACTTATAGTTAATATCACAAAACAAACAAAATCTAAATTAGCAGTATCTATGACAGACACCGATATCGTTACAACTACAGATCCGGTTGCAGGAATAACATTTACTAAAACAGTAACTGAAGGCTATACGGATACTCTATTTGGAACTCTTCGAGTGAATAATCCAACTGACAGTACTGTGACTAATTATAAAATAAAAACAGACTCGAGTGTGCTAGGATTTGCAAACACATTGGATACAACTCCGGGGACTCTGACACCGAAAGAAACCGTGGGATATTCTATGAATATTCTACCAAATCTTTCAGCAGGTGTGTATACAATTAAAGCAAACACACAAGCTGATAATTGTATAGCAGAACCCATAACTCTTAAATTAGTTGTAAATGCTGCAAGCACACCTACAGACGCCATTACTTTTAAGGAACCCCCTGCACCTGTAAAAAATGCTATTGCACAAGATGCAATTTGTATAACCCCGGGCTTTGCAGTTGCAACAAATTGGATTCCTAAACTTATAAACAATACATTTGCGCCAAATACTTTATATTCAGCTGAATACGTATTTAGTCGCACTTCAGGCATGCCTATCGGGAATACTATAAAGGTTAATGACAGTGCAGATAATTTATTTTTCAGTTTGGATACTTTAAGAGTTACTAAAACCGTGATATACCCTAAAACAGACGGGGATCCGGTAAGTACTGTACCTACAGTTGATTTACTGCCGGGAAATACATTAACTTCAAGTACAATTAGTGCCAAATTAAAATTAAACAACTTTGACTTAGCGACTGTTCGTGAAGTAGGCTATGAATATAAAACAGCCTCTGCAAGTGAATGGATTAAAGTCACAGCTAATTCAATATCTAATAGCGAGACATTAATTGAAGGCTTAAGTTCAGATACAACATACAACATTAAAGCATATGCTAGTCTAAACGGTGGAACCAAGATATATTCTACAGTTCATAACGTTCGCACAGCTATGTTTGCTAGAATAAGTGCAACCGTTGTACAACCTAATACGAGCGGTAACCAACCAATGCAAGGAGTACTTGTATATGCAAAACGTGTCGGTTCACAACAGATTTATGTATCGGCACCGACAGATAAGCTAGGACATGTAATATTTGATCCAATTCCAGCAGGTATATACACACTTTATGCTAACGATGAAAACGCTAGCAATAAAGTACAAGTTACATTAACTCACGATACTGTAACCCCTGGTGATGTTACACTAACTCTTACAGGTAAGTTAACAGATGTAACTACCGCATTACCAATTCAAATAAACTCAGATATATCCAATGTATTTAGTCCACAAGATATGAATATCATAGGCTTAGGTAATATCATAAAATATACTCTGGAGTTATCAGATGGCTCAGCAAATATTGTGGATGCAACTAAAATTCGAAGTGCCTTAACAACACAAACCTTAGGGCAAGTATTAGATATCTCACTATTTAAAGAAATACTTGGAAACAATGCAGCAGCTAAAAAAGCAATTCCTCTTGCAGAATCCCTTATCCGTATCGTTATAGATATACCTAACTCAGATGTAGGGCATAGTAATTATCAAGTAGCCCGTGTGCATAATGATATTGTCACTATGCTTTCTGATGAAGATAATGATCCCAATACTATTACTTTCCAAACTGATAAATTTTCTACTTATGCTATAACATACACTAAATCTTCAAAACCCGGACCTTCCGATGGGTCATCGAATAGTTCTCAATCTTCTGAGGATGATTTCTGGCAGTCTGTAGAAGATGCGATTAAGAAGGCTGCAAATGGCGACACTATAAATGTGAATGCGCACACAGATGATAAATTAGATGTAGATGTTATGAAAGCTTTGCAAGATAAGGGTGTAACGCTGGTGATTAGCTGGGACGGTGGAAATACCATTACAATTCCGGCAGGTCAGGCTTTAAAGCCCGAAGCAGGACGCATTTACTATCCGCTTTCGCTGTTGGAAAAGCTCAACAAGGATGCTAAAACGCAGATTGTTTCGGGAATTAACCCTGAAACAGGCGGGGATGGAAATGTGTGGGATCTTGAAGCACCTGCCACTGTAGAAAGCCAGAAGGCTCCTAACGCTCCCATTACCATTACACCACCTACCAGTGGCTTTGAAAAGGATGCTTTTGCAGGAACACCCGAAAACGCAGCTGCAAGCCGCAACAGTGTGTTTATGTTTGCATGGATTGTTGCAATGCTGGCAGCTATCACAGGCTTTCTGGCATTCCTTAGAAAAAAGAAAAACGAGCAGTAAATATATCACGAAGGGCAACCGTTTTAGGGGAAAATATATAAGCATTTTCATCAGTTTCATTTAAAATAAAATAAGAAATTCCCATGAGTATGGCCTTTGTGTCATTCTCGTGGGAATTTTTCTGCATTAGCGGGGGTATGTACTTTTTGTCGTTAATACTATAGTTGTCTAAGAACTATATTCTTAATACGTTTAGCGTTAATAATATATATAATACTGCTATCTACTTTGCAACATGGGTTAAGAACAATAATGTTTGCTGTGACGTTATAATCCCACAATCAGTATTAACCCCTAAGCAAATAGAACTAATTGAAAAGGACATGTAACCATGTCTAATAATCCCAAATACATTACAAATGACATTGCAAATACGGTTACTGTTAAGGTCAGCAACCCTATTAGTAACCGTAAAATATTTTGTATAGATCATGACACCCATGCCACCATGCTGTTTGCAGAAGAATATTAAAAAGGAGCAGATTACAGTGATTAATGAAAAAAACAATATCATGACAGAAGCCATGTACAATGATGATAAGACACATAGATTCCTTTTGCGGTAGATGTGGGATAACAATAAGCCATCAGCCTGTATTATAATGCTTACCCCCTCAACCTCAAATGAAGTCTGTATTGATATGTCATTGAACAGCTGAAAAGCTATCTATTCAATGATAATATAATTCCAAGGTTAACCAATTAAATGAGTATGTAAAAAATCACAGAGTAAGGCAGATTCAAACATTGTTAAATACCAAAGTAGACTGAAAGAACTTGAAGACAACAAGGCAAATATTATTGAAGCAATTACAAAGACGGGTTCTGATGATGTGTTTACCGAGAAGCTAAAAAATGTTGAAAGGAAGATTGCGGCAATAAATATAGATTTAAAGAAAATAGATACAAGCAATCAGCAGATTACAGTAACAGAAGAGATGGTTAAACATTTACTTTATCCCTATACATATCGACACGCTCAACATAGCTGTCGATGTATTTTTTTATTTTGCCCCAGATTACCTTCCTTTAAATATATTTCAAAGGTTGAGAAATACTGATAGTGCCGCAGGTGGGGCAATTATAAACATAATGCGCAACTCATATCACTACAGCTAATGCTCATAATCTTACTAATAAAGCGGGATTCGTGCCAACTAATAATTTAGTGAACTCTGAATTCATCTAAGATAGTTGCCGCTTCTTCGTAGCTTATTTCTACTAGCATCTCCAGGATTTCTTCAAATGCCTTTGTTAAATCATCATCTTGTTTTATTTCGTCGCCGAAGTCCAAAAAAGCTTTTGTTATTATTGTTAGAATAATTGTTTTTCTATCTCTTACTATTTCTGCGAACTCCTCTTTTCTCAACTCACCTGTTTCTGTTCTCAGAGTGTATCTGAATACATCTCTCACTGATAAAAGTATTTCCGGCAGTAATTTATCTAAGTGAAGTTTATAAATTGTATCTAACATCTCTTTTAAATGGAACCTGCCATATTTGCTGAATAAAGCATTTAAAAATTGCTTATCTTGATAAGAATATCCGGACGGGCATTTACTCCAGTCTCCGGCACCACCATAATTTGTAATAGACAGCATCAGTGATTTGTACAATTCAATCCTAACATTTTCTTGTTTTATTTCTACAATCTTTTCTTCTAATGAACGGATAATTTTTACGCAGTTTGCCCTTCTGATTTTATTGCTATGTGAGTCAAAATACTCTGAGAGTAGTGACCCAAATACATCAAGATAGAACTCAATAGTTTCATGAGTGAATTTTGAGAAATCAACATCTGTAAAGAGAATGTTCAAGACAATTGATGTCTCACTCTCATTTTTTATAAGTTCTCTTTGAAAGAATTTCATAACTTCATAAAGAGGGTGGACACCAAGTATATCATGTGAATGATATGTATTCTCTTTTGATTTCCATAGATTAATCAAATCTGTAACAAATTTTTTAACAATCACAGCAAAAGCTGTATCATCAAGAGATAAACCACAATTAATGGCATAACATAATGTTGCTATGTCATAATTGTTCATATCAAAGTTTGATAAATTAAGACCGGTGTTATTAAACAAATACTCTCTGATTATTTCATCTTTCTTGCTCTGATACCCCATTTCATCATTATTATTAGCACCCAAGAGTTTGGGCTGAGCGCTTGAGGCAAATTCAATTTTTTCGTTTTGTCTATGCTGCTTCATATATTCAGCATTAAATTTTTGACGGTTCAATTTATCTTCAGCAAGCTTAACAATAGTATTAAATACAGCTCTGGCAAGTCGCTCATTGTTCGATAAATATCTTTTAGCATAACGTGCTATTTCAGCAACTACTCCATGGTTTCCCTTAAATAATATCAAATCTACTATCAATTGCTTTATCTGATTTTTTATTTCAGTACAAACATCAGTTTCTATTTGTTCAAAAAGTTTTATACTGAGACTATATTCAAAAATAAAGCTACCGTTTGAAAAATAACTTTTTATTCCGTCAATCCACATTTGACAAAATCTTGACCTTGTGTCGGCATCAAGATCTTTATTGTTAAGTGCAATAGTAAATAAATCAACAAGAAACTTATCATAAACGCCCGGAACAACACAATCATTTTTTGTCTCTAACACCTTTTCTACTGCTATCAGGCAATCTATTAAGCCAAATTCATCTTTGCTGAGTTTATCATTGCAACTTGTAATTAAGGATGCCATTGCATTATCAGGCTGTCGTTGCTTTTCATTTTCAATAATGACTTTTTCCGCTTCACCAGTGATAGTTGGAATCAATGCTATGGTAGTATCATCAACTTTCACAGCTTTTGCAATTCGCAAATCCATCTTCTGAATTTGTAAATATTTAATTGCGTTCTCTTTATTGTTTGGTACAATCGAATAGAGATAGTCTAGAATTGTGTGACATCTTATTCTAATTTCATCACCATAATAAATTTGAGAATCCCTAATATAAGTTATCAAATCATATTGCTTAACATCGTTATTGTTGTACCTATCTGGAAATTGAAACGGCATCCCCACTGTCATAAATATTTGTTTTTCAAGCATTTTTGAAAAAGGATTCCTTTTTAATAGGTAAAGCTTTTCTAAGTCGATAAGGATGATATCAATATTTGTTGCTAAGTCTAATGCATATCCAGGAAGTTTATGGCGGAATTCCATTCCTATATCTGCAATAATTGTTAGCAATGCTATATTGTTTGTTTTTTCGTAAATGAGTTTTTTAACATTCTCAGCAAATATAGCAGTTTCTTTATTTACAACTTTATCGTTTTCTATTACGTTACGTAATTCTTCTTTTAAGCAATATATTAAGTCACTTATTATGGTAGGTGCTCTATGCTCTTGCGTAGTTACTAACCACATTTCTGGTAAACCTAGGTAAGACTTTTTTATATTCTGTTCAATAAATTTAATTTCATTAGTAGGTAATCCACCTTCATTTTTTTTTGCAAAACTTAATACTACTTTATTAACAAATTCAATTGTCCAATTTAAGCCTATCCAAAAATTATTTTTAAATAAAGCATAAAAGAAATTGCTACTTATTGCTGTATTTCGAGTTGATCCATGTTCATAATGTTCAGCATTCTCACTCAAACCATACTGATAAGACATATCGTATCTATCATAAATGTCAAAGTGGTCTTTATTATGTTTTTCTCTAGGAGAAAATGTCCAAAACATTTCTGCAAGATTGCATAATTCCGTCGGTAACTGTTCTGCTAGTTTCATGTGATTGACTTTGAGAGTATTCTCGATAATATCTTCTGACAGTCGCTCTTTGTCTCGATTATCACCTTTATAGTAAGAGTTTAGCCTACCCCAAAATCCTTTTATCCATTCTTGGGAATACTCCGCCATCTGATAGATAGGCACAAGTAGACGATTTAATATATCATCTAATTTATAGTAGCGCTTTGTTTCAAATTCGATTAGATATTTATCAATAAAATATTCTAAAATAATACAAGCTTCTTCTGCTGTCCTCTTTTCCTTATTCCTTATTTTAGAATAATCTGTGCAAAGTTTTTCTAAGTCTAATTGTGAAAGTCCATCTTTCTTGTAGAGATTATTTTCAACAATTAAGTGAATTTGGCTTTGTCTTCCTTTCCCGCTTGGACGCAACCGAATATATGAAAGTAATTTTGAATAGTCACTCATGATTTCAAATGCATATAAATTTGTCGTTTTAATAAAGTTATTAAGGATTTTATTATCAATCATTGCTTGCCCGTACTCACTAAAAAACTGCTCGCAATATCTTGATTTCACTAAACCAATTTCAGTTTGTTTTCTCCACATTGGTGGCATCTTATCTGAAAAGACCAATTCAAATAGAAATTTCTCACGATTGTCTTTCTCTAATAATTTATTTGAAATCCAAATTTGATAACGCCGATAAATACATCTTCCTAATATTTCTATTTCATTAAAGAATATATTATAATTGCCTTTACATTTATTAAACTCGTTATCAAAATGCTGTTCAAAGCAAATATCTTCGAAAATGTCATATTTTAATCTCACTGTAGAACCATTCTTGACTAACACACCTTCTGAAATTAGTTTGTTGATTTTTCTTTTGTCATAGTCTGTGCTAGTAGCTCCAAGCGAAAAATCTTTAGCCCTAGTAAAAACTATTGATTCAACAACTTTCTTATACTTGCTGTCGTTTAAACAAATTATATGTTGCCAAATATATTCTCTTAGTTGATTTTCATCACAAATATTATCAATATCAGTAATTTTTGAAACTATCAAGTTTATATAAAATGGTGATTTTAAAAGTTCAACATACGAATTCATATTGAACATTTTTTTAATAATGGAGTATTTTTTAGCAATATCTAATTGCTCTTCTATCATTAATTCAGGTATTTCATATGAATGAACTGAGTAATTACTTTCAATTTTAATGAAAGCATTTTTATCGCTTGTACGGCAAGAAGTAATTATTTTTGTTGCGGGATAATCCTTTGTACATTCATAGAGAACACATAATAAGTCCAGTTTTGTACGGTTATCTGCAATAAATTCAAGAGAATCGATAAAAAATACAACCTTACCATTTAGGTATTCAAGCGTTTTCCTAACATTAAACCCCCAAATATTGTTTATGTCAGTTTCCTGAAGAAACAGTTCTGCCTTTGCATAAATAAGGTTTGTTTCTTCTTCAACAATCTTCTTACAAAGAACTGACTTGCCGCTACCGGGTCCGCCTTGTATAGAAATGTTTTTATGGTTTTCTTCTTTTATTTTGGAAATCAGTTTACTTCTATCTACTTCGTATTCATTATTTATTTTACAATCTATATTACCTAATCCAACGCTTTTGCTATTTTCAATGGCTTCTTTAAATTTATATTCATTATCTTTAATGCTCTCTGATTCTTTTTTAAGTAGATTATATAAAGCTATTTGAAAATCTATATCACTTTCTGACTTTTGAAGAATATCCCTTGTAGTAACCAAGTCATTTACTCTAGTAAATGAAATTTGCCCTATTTTGTCTTTTCCTACATAGTCTTTTACCTTGTCTATACTTTCATTGTTAAGCACCATGAATTTTACATTCGTCAGTGATTCAAATTCATTTAACTTTGAGTCTCTAATGTTTTCAAGTGTTTTTTTTATCTTTTTAGGGATGCCTTTCTCGGTACTTACTTGTATGTAGGTTTTCTTATCAGCAGAAATTAAATCAACATAAGGATAATTGGGTTTAACAATATTTAAATTACTAAACTTTTGACCAAAGTATAAAGAACCTACTTCAATTGCAAATAATTCAAACAATTTAGCAGAATCAAAGAGTCCGTTATTATTTAGTAACTTAATCTTTTGCTCATAAGCAGAAATGTAATCTGCTATAAATTGAATTCGCTTATCCGAATCTTTCACGCTTGTCCCTCCATATCACCTTAATTTTTTACTTTGATCACTATGTTTCCTATTATTTTAACCTGTTTAACTTTTTTATAAGATATTATAGACATAATCAAAACTGAGTGCCAACTTCGTAGTATTGCTAATTACCTATCGTTAGGCAAATTACACAATATGGTACTAATCCAAATTATCAATATTAAGCCTAGAAGAGTGCCTTCTGGGCTTACCCCTTAAGTAAACACATTGCGAAATTAATGCATAGCAGCCAAAATGGAATCTATTTGTCTTTTTCGTTCGGGTTTTTTTGTCTTCAGCGAAATGAAAAGTTTCGCTCTTTGCTCTAACATCCATGTGTCATCTAATTTAAATATTTCTATGCTTTTAGCGCCTTTAGTGGTTTTGTGACGGATAATAATTCCACTTTCTCCATTGATAAATTCAAAGTGATCCTCTGGATTGTCGAAGTATGGATGTACAATTATAAAGGTGCATTCATCGTAAATTGCAGATAAAAACTCTACGGTATCTAGAGTGCCTTTTTTCTCAAATCCATTGCATCTAGGACACGCAGCAACTAGGTTTTTTGATTCAAACATAAACTGTGGATATTTATTTTTAGGAGCAATATGTTCAATATTTGTATATCCTGTTGCTGTGTATTCTAACCCGCAATATGCACATCTACGTTTTTGAAAACGCTCAAGCATACTACTTATATATCTTTTTAGAGTTTTCATTTTTTCAGTTTTGTTGTCCCAAGTGCTTCCTGCATGTGGCTTTAA from the Hydrogenoanaerobacterium saccharovorans genome contains:
- a CDS encoding sensor histidine kinase; this encodes MEFDAWLLVRYVLYISSYLIILPLYITKARDFVRKQLAMMDRCNHIFALYPVLVFVVFSVLFNPISSELVVKEVIYMLLFETMIIFTYYLLFSQIGAVYNRTMVESRLESTEQMLMLQKRYYAQLESNITQQRCIMHDTRHHLVAIACLGKNGEHDELQRYVDDLIEKCDAAVSRRFCQNSAANAILSGYIERAEQHNISVSVDIELPENIGINRYDLCTVLGNCIENAIEACQRISQDSPLYNKRYIDIRVRRDGDRLIIRIENLCDTTISKHNSLKSSKGNLGGIGLQNVRSVVENHRGSMSTEFGDSCFTLCVIMCDNEDAVKPSAKTPVLI
- a CDS encoding LytR/AlgR family response regulator transcription factor, with amino-acid sequence MVTIAVCDDEQKQRKHMIDILYGMTLENSFYISEYASGEELLDDIRLGYSANIYFLDVYMGVSNGIEIAREIREFDKNCAIIFATNSRDHAVHGYGVHALQYLLKPLDERSVGEALAQALEQLSSREDRCISLTNKQGVYRISYSDILYVESNARVALVHTHQKEPLCFYIRLDELEQQLDDKRFYRCHKSYMVNLDHVYSVSGSTMVMKGGNSIPVSVKVTEAKSRFASHMANHL
- a CDS encoding fibronectin type III domain-containing protein translates to MKKVLSIFLALLTIFTMLPTTVFAEANVTANGNPTPVLDTAIADVSPDTAFLHGYKGEEFPYPKPQDSRYDISVSWNKGSDTVIKEMSYTGTIYIRAKEGYVFTADTTFKGATVPLADFTSDMKSFRVDTTLNVSNPTVVTHLTIDMSFMTVDLGDQFPGPYVGEGAEYLASVEWDKYGHSYVMNSGYTGKLTVVAKSGYIFNTLTSINGGPGIEPSRLSADRRSFVLQAGLNVIQQIPIYNINFTPPPTPVAGNKPGKYNIPQGSPYTVSTSWSPEVADTFLGGVTYYSTATFQAIPPHEFVKSALVDISPDKQTATTSSKKYTIPFSDKPIRGNPEGDTITFNLVEGYADLDLLTYTITNSESRPITDFKIMLLGSYKDYYELISNADQLLNGYETNQIQIKLKSGIPPNQLLKAIRLTGTLEGMPFTYDITKLIVNITKQTKSKLAVSMTDTDIVTTTDPVAGITFTKTVTEGYTDTLFGTLRVNNPTDSTVTNYKIKTDSSVLGFANTLDTTPGTLTPKETVGYSMNILPNLSAGVYTIKANTQADNCIAEPITLKLVVNAASTPTDAITFKEPPAPVKNAIAQDAICITPGFAVATNWIPKLINNTFAPNTLYSAEYVFSRTSGMPIGNTIKVNDSADNLFFSLDTLRVTKTVIYPKTDGDPVSTVPTVDLLPGNTLTSSTISAKLKLNNFDLATVREVGYEYKTASASEWIKVTANSISNSETLIEGLSSDTTYNIKAYASLNGGTKIYSTVHNVRTAMFARISATVVQPNTSGNQPMQGVLVYAKRVGSQQIYVSAPTDKLGHVIFDPIPAGIYTLYANDENASNKVQVTLTHDTVTPGDVTLTLTGKLTDVTTALPIQINSDISNVFSPQDMNIIGLGNIIKYTLELSDGSANIVDATKIRSALTTQTLGQVLDISLFKEILGNNAAAKKAIPLAESLIRIVIDIPNSDVGHSNYQVARVHNDIVTMLSDEDNDPNTITFQTDKFSTYAITYTKSSKPGPSDGSSNSSQSSEDDFWQSVEDAIKKAANGDTINVNAHTDDKLDVDVMKALQDKGVTLVISWDGGNTITIPAGQALKPEAGRIYYPLSLLEKLNKDAKTQIVSGINPETGGDGNVWDLEAPATVESQKAPNAPITITPPTSGFEKDAFAGTPENAAASRNSVFMFAWIVAMLAAITGFLAFLRKKKNEQ
- a CDS encoding DUF960 domain-containing protein, whose amino-acid sequence is MSNNPKYITNDIANTVTVKVSNPISNRKIFCIDHDTHATMLFAEEY